TATGGCCTTAACCTGTGCATTAACGCTAAAATGTGTAAGAAGTTTATGTGTTCTTATGCCCCTTAAGATATGGAAGGTATATACGTGCCACAGGGCAATGAGAACCTTGCGCATAATAGCTCGTATTAGGCAGGGTGGCCTTCAAGTCTCTCCAGGCATctgcagacctgtcatacacataaacGAGATACATCTTATTGCTACAGGttaacaatacatgtagctgattCTCCAGTACAAAGAGCCTGGTAACATTATCAAGTTCAAGGGTTCCTGGGTTTGGCCAGCCTTGTAATATTTGCCAGCGatctgactctgtgtcgtacaccatCGTTCGAGTGAATTCATAATCTGTACAGAAAATCtccgttcccatggcaacagctgtgCAGACGTCACGTAGGATCAGCGGTGGGTCCCTCTTGCTCCAACGGTCCTGGCTCGGGTCATAGCGATGCACTTCAGTTCTTGTCAGAAAATAAATGTGTGAACCGCAGGACAATGCTGTACTGTAGTATTCAGGTCTGTCAACTTgcagctgtgaacactcctgccaTTGGTTCGTGTGCTGGTTGTATTTTTTCATCCACATTGTTGAACCGCCTGCGCTTTCAGCAGcaatataaaataaaatctGATCAACTTCAACAAGGTTCCCTTTGTAGACCCTCAAATCCTCTTCTGGTCCAGACCGGTCCAACACAGACATTGATGGCATACCTGCATCTTCCCAAACGTTTTTGGCATGGTTGTACTTTAACatggacaactcaagcggctcTGAATCATCAAAATCTACCATGTAGATATCGTTATTACTGGTAACTGCCATGGTTGTAACCAAAGTGGCAGTGTTGTAACCGCAGCTGATGTACGTTCCTTCCtgagggttcatgaagaggaaAGCATCTCCCCTAGAAAGAATAAAATACAAAGCTGTTTCAATAACAATGCAACGCAAGTTTATAGTTCACACATGTTATCTATCAAATATTATGTTGTCGCATTAGGAAAATACGTTCAAAAATAAGTGAAATTTTATGTTATTTGTGTGTATACTGGTATCTGCATGACTGAAACTGTGGGAATGTGTATTGCAAAACCACAAAATTATTACATTGTGCAAGTGTTGTGGCCTACGAACGCTAAAAGGTCAGTATTTACAAACCTCACACTCGTATTCTGCAGCAGAACCATCTCTGTAGTCATCCCAAGCCTCGGCTTTAGATTGAGGTTCCCCTTCTGCACCACATTGACCTGagaactcccaggatcctcTCTGACCAGggggtgatccaagatggctgccgtgttGTCTGAGGTCAGCaagttgaagcggatgtgagggaggatgctgggtagatGGTGCAATCTGTGGAGTACAGGGTAGAGATGGGTTCAGCTGACTCCTTAGCAACACAGTTTTAGTCTATCATGTTTGATCATTATTCATTTAGTTGCTTATTGCACTTTATAACCAAAGTATGCAGCTATAGACACTTaaacccacctgtcctccctgctgtgctgcacccatctcaccacagcctcccacactgttgtctcctctttaacatccagctcatcatggctgatgatctcatTCAGCTGAGTCACACTCAGGCCGCAGAACTCATCACTGGAGGAAAACTGTGGAGGTGCAgagtacatgttcatgtatggTACAGTGTGGAAAACAACCTTATTATATTGGTAACGGCTGGTTGAAACTAAAAGAATCATCACTGAGAGTGGTTCCTATAATTTTATGTTACATAAGGCCAGGTACAAAATCTGAACTTGTAGATAACATCCTCTAAAATAAACGTCACTCTACTTTGAAGATAAAAGGATGCCTACCTATACTCAAAATTGAACAAACTGTAATTTGCATTAGTTTTGCATTAACTTTTCAACACACAAAGTCATTCTTTTACAATTTCATTACATATTCTAAGCAATGTTGTTTGTGAGAGTAGtcgtaatagtagtagtagttttaGCAGTATTAGTAGTATCCAGTCAGAGGGAAGTTCTAAAATGAACCTACTATCAAAATATCAGACCCACCTCAACAAAGTATCTATGGACCCACTGCTGGCAAGCTTTACTGACAATGACCACAGAAAAGACATccgcaaacttgtacaggtccacacaggtggagcggtCCACATTCATGGCCAtatagctgctgcaggtgtctctcacatagtccagttggaggaggtcggctgcctggtacagggacTGCACTTTGTCCatggacacatggagggttcccgagtagatgtaactcaggatctccccaaacatatctgcatccaaaccctgcaatACAAAATAACGTAAGAATTTTTAACTAAATACCACATCATACAATTTAATATGATAAGGTGTCCTTTCCAGGGTAACAAtacatatagtattacaatttgcaggaaaaaaacaacaacacaactcTATTTAATTATAAAAAATGAAGGTCAAATTTTCATCCCATTCTGCTATTTTATCTACATAAGCTCTACTACGTCTTgcacataaaacaaaatgttgccattaactataaaaagaaattattttttggttaaaaaagtACACTCATGATTGTCATTCGCGACCCACAaagttgacctttgaccctaaaTACCAAAGACGTcagtaagtggggagggggacatAGCGAGGGGCACAGAAAAGGAGAGTTCAATATTTATTGGTTTTGGTAAACCATGGGTTTCCCCTATTCTACATGTTCACTATGGTATGTAGAATCCTTTAATGTCCCCTAGATTACTGTATTCTAACCACACGTCAcgccaaccctacctgtaaaacaaccgtcttctgccgactttccgccatgtcacttgtaaacatggccctgaagtaggggctggccgcggacagaacaagccgatgacaggaaaaccgccggccctcgacttcaaggacgacatcctgcagtaccccagtcTTCTGTAAGTatcccacagttccaagaaacccgtgtATATAGCTTTCGTCTTGGTACTAAGGAACGGGAAAGAACTGCGCTGGCGTGGGTTTCTTggtctgcggcagccatgtttATGACCTTGAGGTGAAAGGTTAGATAAAGCTACACGGACTCGTCTGATTATCCTAATAATGTAGCAGTAAGAGTGTTGCAAGGTTTTTACGGTGTCAGGTGTGAATATAAAAGTTATATTTAACCTTCGATTATAGTATTGTAAGGTGTCAGGTCTAAATAAAAAGTTATATCAAACCTTCGAAGGTAGTTTTAGCTAACTGATTGTCTGCATTCATCATCGtcagccctcctgcctggcgcggaagctctcaacggtgggagcacttactaccgcACCAGACAGGGAACTACACTCCGGGATTGTTCTTGGAATTCGAAAGTATGAGTATTCATATGAGTCTGTGCGTGCAAAAATTGGTTGGTACTTGTGTTGATGGCTACCCGGGTTCGCCCTTGGGTCGGAATAAGTAAG
The sequence above is drawn from the Branchiostoma floridae strain S238N-H82 chromosome 17, Bfl_VNyyK, whole genome shotgun sequence genome and encodes:
- the LOC118405090 gene encoding kelch repeat and BTB domain-containing protein 2-like — protein: MFGEILSYIYSGTLHVSMDKVQSLYQAADLLQLDYVRDTCSSYMAMNVDRSTCVDLYKFADVFSVVIVSKACQQWVHRYFVEFSSSDEFCGLSVTQLNEIISHDELDVKEETTVWEAVVRWVQHSREDRLHHLPSILPHIRFNLLTSDNTAAILDHPLVREDPGSSQVNVVQKGNLNLKPRLGMTTEMVLLQNTSVRGDAFLFMNPQEGTYISCGYNTATLVTTMAVTSNNDIYMVDFDDSEPLELSMLKYNHAKNVWEDAGMPSMSVLDRSGPEEDLRVYKGNLVEVDQILFYIAAESAGGSTMWMKKYNQHTNQWQECSQLQVDRPEYYSTALSCGSHIYFLTRTEVHRYDPSQDRWSKRDPPLILRDVCTAVAMGTEIFCTDYEFTRTMVYDTESDRWQILQGWPNPGTLELDNVTRLFVLENQLHVLLTCSNKMYLVYVYDRSADAWRDLKATLPNTSYYAQGSHCPVARIYLPYLKGHKNT